The following are encoded in a window of Mycobacteroides chelonae CCUG 47445 genomic DNA:
- a CDS encoding (deoxy)nucleoside triphosphate pyrophosphohydrolase, whose amino-acid sequence MAIVVAGAVIDGDKLLIAQRSKPAELAGQWELPGGKVAEGESEPQALARELREELGIEVEVDTRVGEDVVVGNLVLRAYRARLYDGGIPHPHEHLALRWVTADELDTVEWVAADAGWIPALRAALVGPRPV is encoded by the coding sequence ATGGCGATAGTGGTCGCGGGTGCGGTGATCGATGGCGACAAGCTGCTTATCGCGCAGCGGTCCAAACCTGCCGAGTTGGCCGGGCAGTGGGAGCTCCCGGGCGGCAAGGTCGCCGAGGGCGAATCGGAGCCGCAGGCACTTGCCCGGGAGCTACGCGAGGAACTCGGGATCGAGGTCGAGGTTGACACCCGCGTCGGCGAGGACGTCGTCGTCGGGAATCTGGTGCTGCGTGCCTATCGCGCACGCTTGTACGATGGCGGCATCCCGCACCCGCATGAGCATCTGGCCCTGCGCTGGGTCACCGCCGACGAACTCGACACGGTGGAGTGGGTCGCCGCGGACGCGGGATGGATCCCCGCGCTGCGGGCGGCGCTAGTGGGCCCGCGCCCGGTGTAG
- the purU gene encoding formyltetrahydrofolate deformylase, producing the protein MSPQGAHPTGSSDAFHSKDIGRLLLQCPDRIGVVAAVSAFLAEAGASIISLAQYSTEPQGGWFMQRTVFHRSGLSAAREDMEKRFASIAEEFDIQYRFSEAAKPKRVAIMVSRTDHCLLDLLWRNRRGELDMSIVMVISNHPDLADQVRSFGLPFVHIPATRENRAEAERKQLDLLQGNVDLVVLARYMQILSPEFLNEISCPLINIHHSFLPAFTGAMPYRRARERGVKMIGATAHYVTAELDEGPIIEQDVIRVDHTHTVEDLVRLGSDVERLVLSRAVAWHCEDRVMRHGNVTAIL; encoded by the coding sequence ATATCTCCCCAAGGGGCCCACCCCACGGGCTCGTCGGATGCCTTCCACTCCAAGGACATCGGCAGGCTGCTGCTGCAATGCCCCGACCGGATCGGCGTGGTCGCCGCCGTCAGCGCGTTCCTGGCCGAGGCCGGCGCGAGCATCATCTCGCTGGCGCAGTACTCGACGGAACCGCAGGGTGGCTGGTTCATGCAGCGCACCGTCTTTCACCGTTCCGGGCTCAGCGCCGCGCGCGAAGACATGGAGAAGCGATTCGCTTCCATCGCTGAAGAATTCGACATCCAGTACCGATTCAGTGAGGCCGCCAAGCCCAAGAGAGTCGCGATCATGGTGTCGCGTACAGATCACTGCCTGCTGGACCTGTTGTGGCGTAACCGTCGCGGCGAGCTCGACATGTCGATCGTGATGGTGATCTCCAACCACCCCGATCTTGCCGATCAGGTGCGCTCGTTTGGGCTGCCCTTCGTGCATATCCCGGCAACTCGAGAGAACCGCGCCGAAGCCGAACGCAAGCAGCTGGACCTGCTGCAGGGAAACGTCGACCTGGTGGTCCTGGCTCGATACATGCAGATCCTGTCGCCGGAATTTCTCAACGAGATCAGTTGCCCGCTGATCAACATCCACCATTCATTTCTCCCCGCGTTCACCGGCGCCATGCCGTATCGCCGTGCACGGGAACGTGGCGTGAAAATGATCGGCGCCACAGCGCATTACGTGACAGCGGAGCTGGACGAGGGGCCGATCATCGAGCAGGACGTGATCCGGGTCGACCACACGCACACCGTCGAAGACCTGGTGCGGCTCGGTTCCGATGTGGAACGCCTGGTGCTGTCGCGTGCGGTTGCCTGGCACTGCGAGGACCGGGTCATGCGACACGGCAACGTCACCGCGATCTTGTAA
- a CDS encoding mannosyltransferase, producing MEPLPKRVSEVIEAPMRTEPTRANAEPQVSTRGASAWRRVREWGPWLLALSVAVRLAWAYLTPHGADLVDLHVYVSGPATLGHGNLYEFTYPDKTPDFPLPFTYPPFAAVVFWPLHLIPFTLLGLCWILGTIAALYAVVRLSQRLLGFDDARGAAVWTAVTMWTEPVRSTLDYGQINVLLMLLILLAVTSSRWWISGTLVGLAGGVKLTPLVSGLYFLGARRWATAIWAAVVFVLTVLVGIAIVGEQGRYYFTDLLGKPDRIGPIATVFNQSWRGGISRILGHDAGSGALVLVAYLVTAVLAFFAWRAVDDRLGRICVVQMLGLLISPISWTHHWVWMVPFMVWLLHGPWREKLGAKIFGYGWLVLLLVGVPWLLSFAQPDIWRIDRPWPLAWAGLVDIVAAMATLTWMAVTGIRSRAWNREVSPTG from the coding sequence ATGGAACCGTTACCAAAACGAGTGAGCGAGGTTATCGAAGCCCCGATGAGAACAGAGCCGACCAGGGCGAATGCCGAGCCCCAGGTTTCGACACGCGGCGCGTCGGCGTGGCGGCGTGTCCGCGAATGGGGTCCGTGGCTGTTGGCGCTGAGTGTCGCGGTGCGCCTCGCCTGGGCGTACCTAACGCCGCACGGTGCCGACCTTGTGGACCTGCATGTGTACGTCAGCGGTCCTGCCACATTGGGTCACGGCAATCTTTACGAGTTCACCTACCCGGACAAGACGCCGGACTTTCCGCTGCCCTTCACCTATCCGCCCTTTGCGGCCGTCGTGTTCTGGCCGCTGCACCTGATTCCGTTCACTCTGCTCGGACTGTGCTGGATCCTGGGCACCATCGCCGCGCTGTACGCGGTGGTCCGGCTGAGTCAGCGGTTACTCGGATTCGACGACGCCCGCGGAGCCGCCGTGTGGACGGCCGTGACCATGTGGACCGAACCGGTGCGTTCGACCCTGGACTACGGGCAGATCAATGTGTTGTTGATGCTGCTGATCTTGCTGGCGGTGACGTCGTCGCGTTGGTGGATCTCCGGAACGCTGGTGGGACTGGCCGGCGGGGTGAAGCTGACTCCTTTGGTCTCCGGCCTCTACTTCCTGGGTGCGCGCCGCTGGGCGACCGCCATCTGGGCCGCGGTGGTCTTTGTGCTCACCGTGCTGGTGGGCATCGCGATCGTCGGGGAGCAGGGGCGCTACTACTTCACCGATCTGTTGGGTAAGCCGGACCGGATCGGGCCGATCGCCACCGTGTTCAACCAGTCCTGGCGGGGCGGGATCTCCAGGATTCTCGGCCACGACGCGGGCTCGGGAGCACTGGTGCTGGTGGCATACCTGGTGACAGCGGTGCTGGCCTTTTTCGCCTGGCGGGCCGTGGACGACAGGCTGGGGCGGATCTGCGTGGTGCAGATGCTCGGTCTGCTCATCTCGCCCATCTCGTGGACCCACCATTGGGTGTGGATGGTTCCGTTCATGGTGTGGCTACTCCACGGGCCCTGGCGAGAAAAACTGGGCGCGAAGATCTTTGGGTACGGATGGCTGGTGCTGTTACTGGTCGGGGTGCCCTGGCTGCTCAGTTTCGCCCAACCGGACATCTGGCGCATCGACCGGCCCTGGCCGTTGGCATGGGCCGGGCTGGTGGACATTGTGGCGGCAATGGCGACGTTGACCTGGATGGCGGTGACGGGGATCAGGTCACGGGCTTGGAATCGGGAAGTTTCGCCCACCGGCTAG
- a CDS encoding nitroreductase family deazaflavin-dependent oxidoreductase gives MVDFNSIKRLVVHNAQRYLVNPVGRKLPVVMLETTGRKSGQPRHTAIGGRLVGDQFWLVSEHGDHSDYVRNIKANPAVRLRIRDQWRTGTAHLLPEDDARARLQQLPTANSAVVRAVGTELLTVRVDLD, from the coding sequence GTGGTTGATTTCAACTCCATCAAGCGCCTCGTGGTTCACAACGCACAGCGGTATCTCGTCAACCCGGTGGGACGAAAACTGCCGGTCGTGATGCTGGAGACCACAGGCCGCAAATCCGGACAGCCGCGGCACACCGCGATCGGCGGGCGCCTCGTCGGTGACCAATTCTGGTTGGTCTCCGAACATGGCGATCACTCCGACTATGTGCGCAACATCAAGGCCAACCCGGCGGTGCGGCTGCGAATCCGCGACCAATGGCGCACCGGCACCGCGCACCTGCTTCCCGAGGATGACGCCCGCGCGCGGCTGCAGCAGCTGCCGACGGCCAATAGCGCAGTGGTCCGTGCCGTGGGCACCGAACTATTGACCGTCCGGGTCGACCTCGACTGA
- a CDS encoding HhH-GPD-type base excision DNA repair protein — MQLAQDPAADELLEENPLALLIAMLLDQQIPMEVAFAGPKKIADRIGGIDAHQIAEYDPDKFVALCSERPAIHRFPGSMAKRVQVLAQEIVDEYDGRAENIWKSGDPNGAELLKRLKALPGFGEQKAKIFVALLGKQYGVQPKDWRKAAGNYGEKDTHLSVADVVDGESLGLVRAHKKEMKAAAKAKAAKA; from the coding sequence TTGCAGCTTGCGCAAGACCCGGCCGCCGATGAGTTGCTGGAGGAGAATCCGCTAGCGCTTCTGATCGCCATGCTCCTCGATCAACAGATTCCTATGGAGGTCGCGTTCGCCGGGCCGAAGAAGATCGCCGACCGGATCGGCGGTATCGACGCGCACCAGATTGCGGAGTACGACCCCGACAAATTTGTGGCCCTCTGTTCCGAACGGCCCGCGATCCATCGATTCCCCGGCTCGATGGCCAAGCGTGTCCAGGTGCTCGCGCAGGAGATCGTCGATGAGTACGACGGCCGCGCCGAGAACATCTGGAAGAGCGGCGATCCGAACGGCGCCGAGCTGCTCAAGCGGCTCAAGGCGCTGCCTGGTTTCGGTGAGCAGAAGGCCAAGATCTTTGTGGCGCTGCTGGGCAAGCAGTACGGGGTTCAGCCCAAGGATTGGCGCAAGGCCGCCGGAAATTACGGTGAGAAAGACACCCACCTGTCGGTTGCGGACGTCGTCGATGGCGAGTCGCTCGGGCTGGTGCGCGCCCATAAGAAGGAAATGAAGGCTGCGGCAAAAGCAAAGGCGGCCAAGGCATAA
- a CDS encoding VOC family protein → MACRISELVLDCRDPEALARFWCEVLDFVVLSREEDGSLEIGPREGFGGPQPTLFLSFSAEPRSGKSRLHIDVNPIDRDQDAELERLLKLGARPADIGQTGQEQWHVLADPEGNEFCLLKARLKEL, encoded by the coding sequence ATGGCCTGTCGTATCAGCGAGCTCGTGCTCGATTGTCGCGACCCGGAGGCGCTGGCACGGTTCTGGTGCGAGGTTCTGGACTTCGTCGTGCTGAGTCGTGAGGAAGACGGCTCGCTGGAAATCGGACCCCGCGAGGGGTTCGGCGGCCCGCAGCCGACGCTGTTCCTGAGTTTCAGCGCTGAGCCGCGCTCCGGGAAATCGCGGCTGCATATCGACGTCAACCCCATCGACCGCGATCAGGACGCCGAGCTCGAACGCCTCCTGAAGCTCGGCGCACGTCCGGCCGACATCGGTCAGACCGGCCAGGAGCAATGGCATGTCTTGGCCGACCCCGAAGGCAATGAGTTCTGCCTGCTCAAAGCTCGCCTCAAGGAGCTTTGA
- a CDS encoding SDR family oxidoreductase — protein MSEHWTVLVTGASSGIGASAARIFVERGHRVFGTSRNPDTITDRIAGVQYLRLDQTDKASIAECVAQAGEVDILVNNAGESQIGALEDISIDDFEKLYTTNVFGPVALTKAVLPGMRERRRGAIVMVGSMAGTLHVPFRSTYSSAKSALHTVADCLRYEVAPFGITVSTVEPGVIATGIETRRNRIVAGGSAYREAFQTVDAAMAAREQHGMATDDLARLVVDVALNPNPKPLYAKGSNAPLIMAAQRLLPARLFLKFLARMHGLKVG, from the coding sequence ATGTCTGAACATTGGACCGTCCTGGTCACCGGTGCTTCCAGCGGGATTGGCGCGAGCGCGGCCCGGATCTTCGTCGAGCGCGGGCACCGCGTCTTCGGTACCAGCCGTAATCCGGACACCATCACCGACCGCATCGCCGGGGTGCAGTATCTGCGGCTGGACCAAACCGACAAGGCCAGCATCGCCGAATGTGTCGCGCAGGCGGGCGAGGTGGACATCCTGGTCAACAACGCCGGAGAAAGTCAGATCGGCGCGCTGGAAGACATCTCCATCGATGACTTCGAGAAGCTGTATACCACCAATGTTTTTGGGCCCGTGGCGCTTACCAAAGCGGTGCTACCCGGGATGCGGGAACGGCGCCGCGGCGCCATCGTGATGGTGGGGTCGATGGCAGGCACCTTGCACGTGCCCTTTCGGTCGACCTACAGCTCGGCTAAATCGGCATTGCACACCGTGGCCGACTGCCTGCGGTACGAGGTCGCGCCGTTCGGGATAACGGTAAGCACCGTGGAACCCGGCGTCATCGCCACGGGGATCGAGACGCGGCGCAATCGCATCGTGGCCGGGGGATCCGCCTACCGCGAAGCGTTCCAGACGGTCGACGCGGCCATGGCCGCGCGGGAACAGCACGGCATGGCCACCGATGACCTGGCCCGCCTGGTTGTGGACGTGGCGCTGAATCCGAACCCGAAGCCTTTGTACGCCAAGGGCAGTAACGCCCCGCTCATCATGGCCGCGCAACGGCTACTGCCCGCCCGGCTATTCCTGAAGTTCTTGGCGCGCATGCACGGACTGAAGGTGGGGTAG
- the typA gene encoding translational GTPase TypA translates to MTHSFRNVAIVAHVDHGKTTLVDAMLKQSGALTHRGDDAVERLMDSGDLEKEKGITILAKNTAVHRHHADGSMTVINVIDTPGHADFGGEVERGLSMVDGVLLLVDASEGPLPQTRFVLRKALSAHLPVILVVNKTDRPDARIAEVVEESHDLLLDVASDLDEEAQAAAEKALDLPTLYASGRAGIASTTEPPNGENPDGENLDPLFDVLLEHIPPPKGDPEAPLQALVTNLDASAFLGRLALIRIYNGRIRKGQQIAWMREVDGHPVITNAKITELLATEGVDRSPTEEAVAGDIVAVAGMSEIMIGDTLADPDHAHALPRITVDEPAISVTIGTNSSPLAGKVSGHKLTARMVKSRLDSELVGNVSIKVVDIGRPDAWEVQGRGELALAILVEQMRREGFELTVGKPQVVTRQIDGKLHEPFEAMTIDCPEEFVGAITQLMAARKGRMEEMANHAAGWVRMDFIVPSRGLIGFRTDFLTLTRGTGIANAVFEGYRPWAGEIRARHTGSLVSDRTGSITPFAMIQLADRGQFFVEPGEDTYEGQVVGINPRAEDLDVNVTREKKLTNMRSSTADVMETLARPIELDLEQAMEFCAADECVEVTPEIVRVRKVDLDANTRARNRSRAKAAANNS, encoded by the coding sequence GTGACCCACAGTTTCCGGAACGTAGCCATTGTTGCGCACGTCGACCACGGCAAGACAACCCTGGTCGACGCGATGCTCAAACAATCGGGTGCGCTCACGCACCGAGGTGATGACGCCGTCGAGCGCCTGATGGACTCCGGTGATCTGGAGAAGGAAAAGGGCATCACCATCCTGGCCAAGAACACCGCGGTGCACCGGCACCATGCGGATGGCTCCATGACGGTCATCAACGTCATCGACACCCCCGGCCACGCCGACTTCGGCGGCGAGGTGGAGCGCGGCCTGTCGATGGTCGACGGAGTGCTGCTGCTGGTGGACGCCTCCGAGGGGCCCCTCCCACAGACCCGGTTCGTGCTGCGCAAGGCGCTTTCCGCGCACCTGCCGGTGATCCTCGTCGTCAACAAGACCGACCGCCCCGATGCGCGCATCGCCGAGGTGGTCGAGGAGAGCCACGACCTGCTGCTCGATGTGGCCTCTGACCTCGATGAGGAAGCACAGGCGGCCGCGGAGAAGGCGCTCGATCTGCCCACGCTGTACGCATCGGGCCGCGCCGGGATCGCCAGCACCACCGAGCCCCCGAACGGGGAGAACCCGGACGGCGAGAACCTCGACCCGCTCTTCGACGTCCTGCTCGAGCACATCCCGCCGCCCAAGGGTGACCCCGAGGCGCCGCTGCAGGCCCTCGTCACCAACCTGGATGCTTCGGCGTTCCTGGGCCGGCTCGCGCTGATCCGCATCTACAACGGACGGATCCGCAAGGGTCAGCAGATCGCCTGGATGCGCGAAGTAGATGGCCACCCCGTCATCACCAACGCGAAGATCACCGAGCTGCTCGCCACCGAGGGTGTCGACCGCAGCCCCACCGAAGAGGCGGTCGCCGGTGACATCGTCGCCGTCGCGGGTATGTCGGAGATCATGATCGGCGACACGCTCGCCGACCCCGATCACGCGCACGCGCTGCCGCGCATCACCGTCGATGAGCCCGCCATCTCGGTGACCATCGGCACCAACAGCTCGCCGCTGGCCGGCAAGGTGTCGGGGCACAAGCTGACCGCACGCATGGTCAAGTCGCGGCTGGACTCGGAGCTCGTCGGCAACGTGTCCATCAAGGTCGTCGACATCGGCCGTCCGGACGCCTGGGAGGTGCAGGGCCGTGGGGAGCTGGCGCTGGCCATCCTCGTCGAACAGATGCGCCGTGAGGGCTTCGAACTGACCGTCGGCAAGCCTCAGGTGGTCACCCGGCAGATCGACGGCAAGCTGCACGAGCCGTTCGAGGCCATGACCATCGACTGTCCCGAGGAATTCGTGGGTGCCATCACCCAGCTGATGGCCGCCCGCAAGGGCCGCATGGAGGAGATGGCCAACCATGCCGCGGGATGGGTCCGCATGGACTTCATCGTGCCGTCGCGTGGCCTCATCGGATTCCGCACCGACTTCCTGACGCTGACCCGCGGCACCGGCATCGCGAACGCCGTCTTCGAGGGTTACCGCCCGTGGGCGGGCGAGATCCGCGCGCGGCACACCGGATCGCTCGTGTCCGACCGGACCGGCAGCATCACCCCATTCGCGATGATCCAGCTCGCCGACCGCGGGCAGTTCTTCGTGGAGCCCGGTGAAGACACCTACGAGGGCCAGGTCGTCGGGATCAACCCGCGTGCCGAGGATCTTGACGTCAACGTCACCCGCGAGAAGAAGCTGACGAACATGCGCTCGTCGACCGCCGATGTCATGGAGACCCTGGCACGGCCCATCGAGCTCGACCTCGAGCAGGCCATGGAGTTCTGCGCGGCCGACGAATGTGTCGAGGTGACCCCGGAAATCGTGCGCGTGCGCAAGGTTGACCTGGATGCCAACACCCGGGCGCGCAATCGCTCACGCGCGAAGGCAGCCGCCAACAACAGCTAG
- a CDS encoding 4a-hydroxytetrahydrobiopterin dehydratase, with the protein MALLTDDQINAALAELPGWTREGDSLRRTVKFDAFLDGIDAVRRIAEHAEAADHHPDIDIRWRTVTFVLSTHSEGGITDKDLALAETIDSQTGR; encoded by the coding sequence ATGGCCCTGCTCACCGATGACCAGATCAACGCAGCGCTCGCCGAGCTTCCCGGGTGGACCCGCGAGGGCGACTCCCTGCGCCGCACGGTCAAGTTCGACGCCTTTCTCGACGGAATCGACGCGGTACGCCGCATCGCCGAGCACGCGGAAGCCGCCGATCATCATCCCGATATCGATATCCGATGGCGCACCGTGACATTCGTGCTGTCCACGCATTCCGAAGGTGGCATCACCGACAAGGATCTGGCACTGGCCGAAACCATCGACTCACAGACCGGCCGCTAG